Part of the Venturia canescens isolate UGA chromosome 2, ASM1945775v1, whole genome shotgun sequence genome is shown below.
AGAAGCTTTCGATCTTTTTGATCCTGATGGAACTGGGAAGATAGCAACAAAGGAGCTCAAAGTAGCAATTAGAGCATTGGGATTTGAGCCTAAgaaggaagaaataaaaaagttaatCGCAGACGTTGATCCTGATGGTCTTGGGAAACTGTCTTTTGaggaattcttgaatgtgatgTCTGTCAAAATGTCTGAAAAAGATTCCaaagaagaaattttgaagGCATTTCGTTtgttcgacgacgacgacacaggaaaaatatcattcaaaaacttgaaaagAGTGGCACGTGAATTAGGTGAGAATTTGACAGATGAGGAACTTCAAGAAATGATAGACGAAGCTGACAGAGATGGAGATGGTGAAATATCCCAAGAAGAGTTTTTgcgaatcatgaaaaaaacttgtcTCTATTAATTCATGGTAAGATTCTATCGACTGATTAACGATGTCAAATACTTTTGAAGCATCGACGTAACTCATTGCGTGCAACTCTGTTcctgaagaaacaaaaacaattatttattaacaatcaAATGCAACAAAGTCTGTCCTCTTAACTTCTAAGATCAAACTTGTTCAATTTTCCATGTTTAAGCGTCCTCCAagtattgaataaataagttttgtcataaataatttatacaacttcgtttcttattttccatacaaaattctttattttttattataagaaATCGTTATTTTGATGTTATTGCTGTATCAATCAATTCTCGGACACGTTCTGCTCGCTTTTTGGCTCTTGTCAAACTCTTGACAAAAAGATCTGTTGAAATCGCCACACCACCTGTAATCGAACATTGAAACATATTTAGCAAACAGGCTTTTCCAACAACTGagcaaacttattttttgtgaCAAACGTTCAtcagatttttcgttttttaatttcattaatgattgaagaatttcattatcatttcgtttttttattattttcgtgtACCGCAACTCTTGTTCACAGGCtagaattatttattcatgaaTAGGTTGGAACTAAAATTTGACTGCGCCTGCTTTTACGAATTGTACTACTGTGGAAATTAAATCTCCAATTACCTGGTTTATGGACACAGCACAAGACATCCTTATCCATTGCTATAGTAAAGT
Proteins encoded:
- the LOC122406832 gene encoding caltractin, producing MASTAKKQASTGARKKAAPKFELSDEQKADIKEAFDLFDPDGTGKIATKELKVAIRALGFEPKKEEIKKLIADVDPDGLGKLSFEEFLNVMSVKMSEKDSKEEILKAFRLFDDDDTGKISFKNLKRVARELGENLTDEELQEMIDEADRDGDGEISQEEFLRIMKKTCLY